Proteins co-encoded in one Medicago truncatula cultivar Jemalong A17 chromosome 8, MtrunA17r5.0-ANR, whole genome shotgun sequence genomic window:
- the LOC11418894 gene encoding DNA-directed RNA polymerase II subunit 4, giving the protein MSGEEEENAAELKIGDEFLKAKCLMNCEVSLILEHKYEQLQQSSDDAMNQVSQVFEKSLQYVKRFSRYKNPDAVRQVREILARYQLAEFELCVLGNLCPETVEEAIAMVPSIKTRGRAQDDEAIEKMLNDLSLIKKFE; this is encoded by the exons ATGTCTGGTGAAGAGGAAGAAAACGCCGCTGAACTCAAAATCGGAGACG agtttttgaaagcaaagtgcTTGATGAACTGTGAGGTTTCATTAATTCTGGAACACAAATATGAGCAGCTTCAGCAGTCGTCTGATGATGCCATGAATCAAGTTTCTCA GGTATTTGAAAAGTCATTGCAGTATGTGAAGCGTTTCAGCCGCTACAAAAATCCTGATGCTGTTAGACAAGTTCGAGA AATTCTTGCGAGATATCAGTTGGCTGAATTTGAG CTGTGTGTCCTAGGCAATCTTTGCCCGGAAACTGTAGAGGAAGCTATTGCTATGGTTCCATCTATCAAG ACAAGAGGACGGGCTCAGGATGATGAAGCAATTGAGAAGATGTTAAATGACTTATCACTGATTAAGAAATTTGAATAA
- the LOC11419886 gene encoding uncharacterized protein, translated as MGAECLTSVFIVVNHTKCNIQIYKRDTIMFFNDEDWKNVISNLGPGDDVEIFVAFGHGLIVKQTAVYLIYGHSITMEIKHSITMEVETSTNMEMKPSEEVNEQLSPEVDVEASITMEVEPSTNMEMEPLAEVNVQSLPEMEMQQSPEVKVEASTNVKTDLSQEVKMQSLPIMEMEPPPKSNRSIFTRFAKKNGCMFMLEPA; from the coding sequence ATGGGAGCTGAATGTCTAACTAGTGTCTTCATTGTTGTTAATCACACAAAGTGCAATATCCAGATATACAAGCGAGACACGATAATGTTCTTTAATGATGAAGATTGGAAGAATGTAATATCAAATCTAGGTCCTGGTGACGATGTAGAGATTTTTGTAGCTTTTGGCCATGGATTGATTGTTAAGCAGACAGCTGTTTATCTAATATATGGCCACTCAATTACAATGGAAATTAAACATTCAATTACTATGGAAGTTGAGACGTCAACTAACATGGAAATGAAGCCATCGGAGGAAGTAAACGAGCAGCTGTCACCTGAAGTGGACGTGGAAGCATCAATTACTATGGAAGTTGAGCCATCAACTAACATGGAAATGGAGCCATTAGCCGAAGTGAACGTACAGTCGTTACCTGAAATGGAGATGCAGCAGTCACCCGAAGTGAAAGTGGAGGCATCAACTAATGTTAAAACCGATTTGTCACAGGAAGTGAAGATGCAGTCATTACCTATCATGGAAATGGAGCCACCACCAAAGTCCAATAGAAGTATCTTTACaagatttgcaaaaaaaaatgggTGCATGTTTATGCTTGAACCAGCATAG
- the LOC11424959 gene encoding uncharacterized protein: MSSSSSSTPQWVYDVFLNFRGEDTRSSFVSHLHAALSNAGINTFLDDKKLEKGEELGPELLRAIEVSRISIIVFSKSYITSSWCLKELEQIMKCRKNYGQVVMPIFYHVDPSALRHQKDGYGKALQATAKRRPSGGERRKYALSNWKIALTEAANISGWDINKSSNEGELMPLIIEDVRRKLNSRLMSITEFPVGLHTRVQQVIQFIEKQSSKVCMIGIWGMGGSGKTTTARDIYNKIHRKFVDHSFIENIREVYEKENRGITHLQEQLLSNVLKTIEKRFMRKKTLIVLDDVSTLEQVEALCINCKCFGAGSVLIVTSRDVRILKLLKVDRIYNIKEMDENKSLELFCWHAFREPSPKGDFSELSRRIVVYCRGLPLALEVIGSYLRDRTIQEWISVLSKLERIPDDKVHEKLRISYDGLKNDTEKDIFLDICCFFIGKDRAYVSEIIDGCDFYAGIGITVLIERSLLKIEKSNKLGMHSLLRDMGREIVRKRSIKEPGKRSRLWFHKDAHKVLTEKTFPFQSLFFLHIHGTETVEGLVLMSQNTNDVCIETNTFKEMKNLRLLKLHHVDLTGAFGFLSKELRWLHWQGFTHEYIPDDFFLGNLVVFELKHSNIKQVWNETKLMKNLKILNLSHSKYLTSTPDFSKLPNLEKLIMKDCPSLSEVHQSIGGLRNLLLINLKDCTSLSNLPKKINQLKSLTTLIISGCSKIDKLEEGIVQMESLTTLVIKDTGVKEVPYSVVRLKSIGYISLCGYEGLSEDVFHSIIQSWMSPTMNNLPHNNLDFLKPIVKSLAQLRTVWIQCHSKNQLTQELKIIFDDQYYINCTESEALQIPNTSSRSQLIGMGSCRTVVYTLGNSMSQGLTINDSGNFFLPSGNYPSCLVYTSEGPSTPFQVPKDIDCYMEGIVLCVVYSSTSENMAGECLTSVLIINYTKCTIQIYKRDTVVSFNDEDWKNVTSNLGPGDDVKIYVAFEHGLIVKKTTVYLISGQSIIMEVDEANMEMEPSEEVNVQPSHEANVQSSPIMKMKQLSKPNKSIFASIPNKMGAFFCLNNVDFNSWLSCGIKLMDSSSSSSNPRWIHDVFISFRGEDTRKTFVSHLYAALTNAGINTYTDSQLHKGVELGPELSQGIEWSHISIVVFSKRYTESCWCLNELKKIMECYRTHGHVVVPVFYDVDPSVVRYQKGDFGKALLSTAKKIYFHSGEERLEYVLSRWTSALTEAANLAGWDVNNCRNEGELMQQIVADVLEKLDSAFLPITGLEKLNCGGRFGKTNAANYAHFEYYLVIEFIVTQPSKVCMMGIWGMGGLGKTTTAKAVYNQIHRKFEDKSFIENIREVYEKYSTGIIHLQQQLLSDILNSKEIIHSIASGTSTIERRLQGKRALVVLDDEMNERESLELFSWHAFRRPIPIKDFSELSRNVVAYCRGLPLALEVLDRAYVTEILNGCGLHAVIGIAILIERSLVKMEKNNKIGMHDLIRDMGREIVCESSTKEPGKLSRLWFHQDAHDILTKNSGTETVEGLILRFERTSRVCFSADSFKEMKNLRLLQLDNVDLTGDYGYLSKELRWVHWQKSRILTFIFLQLLWNLKILNLSYSKYLKTTPDFSKSPNLEKLIMKNCPCLSKVHQSIGDLNRLHMINLKDCRSLQNLPKNIYQLKSLKTLILSGCSKIDKLEEDIVQMESLTTLIAKDTGVKEVPYSIVRSKSIGYISLCGYEDFHVMFFPLSFGLGCHQP, encoded by the exons ATGTCTTCTTCATCCTCCTCCACTCCTCAATGGGTATACGACGTGTTCCTCAACTTCAGGGGGGAAGACACTCGTTCCAGTTTCGTTTCTCATCTCCATGCAGCACTCTCAAATGCTGGAATCAACACTTTTCTTGACGACAAAAAGCTTGAAAAGGGAGAGGAGCTGGGACCAGAACTGTTGCGAGCAATAGAAGTTTCTCGTATTTCTATCATTGTTTTCTCCAAAAGCTATATCACATCTAGTTGGTGTCTTAAAGAGCTTGAACAAATTATGAAATGCCGCAAAAATTATGGACAGGTGGTTATGCCCATATTTTACCACGTTGACCCATCGGCTTTGCGTCATCAGAAAGATGGTTATGGAAAAGCTTTGCAAGCAACTGCAAAAAGAAGACCCTCTGGAGGCGAAAGGAGGAAATATGCTTTGTCCAATTGGAAGATTGCACTAACCGAAGCTGCAAATATATCTGGTTGGGATATCAACAAATCCAG CAACGAAGGTGAACTAATGCCTCTGATTATTGAGGACGTCAGGAGAAAATTAAACAGCAGATTAATGTCTATTACTGAATTTCCAGTTGGATTGCACACACGTGTGCAACAAGTGATTCagtttattgaaaaacaatcaaGCAAAGTTTGCATGATAGGGATCTGGGGTATGGGTGGATCAGGTAAAACAACAACAGCCAGAGATATCTACAACAAAATTCATCGCAAATTTGTAGATCACAGTTTCATTGAAAATATTAGAGAAGTTtatgaaaaggaaaatagaGGGATTACTCATTTACAAGAACAACTTCTTTCTAATGTCTTGAAAACAATTGAGAAGAGATTTATGAGGAAAAAGACACTCATTGTACTCGATGACGTGAGCACATTAGAGCAAGTAGAAGCCCTATGTATAAATTGTAAATGTTTTGGTGCGGGAAGTGTATTGATTGTTACATCTAGGGATGTACGCATACTTAAGTTACTTAAAGTTGACCGTATCTATAACATAAAGGAAATGGATGAAAACAAGTCCCTTGAGCTTTTCTGTTGGCATGCTTTTAGAGAACCAAGTCCGAAAGGAGACTTCAGTGAACTCTCAAGAAGAATAGTTGTTTACTGTAGAGGATTACCACTGGCTCTTGAAGTCATTGGATCTTACTTGCGTGACAGGACAATACAAGAATGGATAAGTGTATTATCAAAGTTAGAGAGAATACCCGATGATAAAGTGCATGAGAAACTAAGAATAAGCTATGATGGTTTAAAGAATGATACAGAAAAGGATATATTTCTTGACATATGTTGTTTCTTTATTGGTAAGGACAGAGCATATGTTTCAGAGATTATAGATGGTTGTGACTTTTATGCTGGTATTGGAATAACTGTCCTCATAGAGAGAAGCCTcctaaaaattgaaaagagtaACAAACTTGGAATGCATAGTTTGCTAAGAGACATGGGAAGAGAGATTGTTCGTAAAAGATCAATAAAAGAGCCTGGGAAGCGTAGTCGATTGTGGTTTCACAAGGATGCACATAAAGTATTGACAGAAAAGACG ttccCCTTCcaatctctattttttcttcacaTACATGGAACAGAAACTGTGGAAGGATTGGTTTTGATGTCGCAAAACACCAACGATGTTTGCATCGAGACTAATACCTTCAAGGAGATGAAGAATTTGAGACTTTTAAAACTTCATCATGTTGATCTTACTGGAGCTTTTGGGTTTCTTTCTAAAGAATTGAGATGGCTCCATTGGCAGGGATTTACTCATGAATATATACCTGATGACTTTTTTTTGGGAAATCTAGTTGTTTTTGAGTTGAAACACAGCAATATTAAACAAGTTTGGAATGAAACCAAG TTGATGAAGAACCTGAAAATTCTCAATCTCAGTCATTCCAAGTACTTGACAAGCACTCCTGACTTTTCAAAATTACCGAATCTAGAAAAGCTCATTATGAAGGACTGTCCAAGCTTGTCTGAGGTACACCAGTCAATTGGGGGTCTGAGgaatcttcttctgataaatttGAAAGATTGTACAAGTCTTAGCAATCTCCCAAAGAAGATAAATCAATTGAAGTCTTTGACAACTCTCATCATTTCTGGTTGTTCAAAGATTGACAAGTTAGAAGAAGGCATAGTGCAGATGGAATCCTTAACAACACTGGTCATAAAAGATACAGGTGTGAAAGAGGTGCCGTATTCAGTGGTAAGATTGAAAAGCATCGGATATATATCTCTATGTGGATATGAAGGATTATCAGAAGATGTTTTTCATTCTATTATTCAGTCTTGGATGTCACCAACAATGAATAATTTGCCCCATAATAACCTGGACTTTCTAAAACCAATAGTTAAGAGCCTTGCACAACTCAGAACTGTTTGGATACAATGCCACTCAAAGAATCAACTAACTcaagaattaaaaataatttttgatgatcaatattatattaattgtaCTGAATCCGAAGCATTGCAAATCCCAAATACTTCCTCGAGATCGCAGTTAATTGGAATGGGAAGTTGTCGCACAGTCGTGTATACTCTTGGCAACAGCATGTCACAG GGATTAACAATCAACGATTCGGGCAATTTTTTCCTTCCGAGCGGCAATTATCCTTCTTGCTTAGTCTATACAAGTGAAGGACCTTCAACACCATTTCAAGTTCCTAAGGATATTGATTGTTACATGGAGGGAATAGTCTTATGCGTTGTTTATTCATCAACATCTGAAAACATGGCAGGTGAATGTCTCACTAGTGTCTTGATTATTAATTACACAAAGTGCACCATCCAAATTTACAAGCGAGACACTGTAGTGTCCTTTAATGATGAAGATTGGAAGAATGTAACATCAAATCTAGGACCTGGTGATGATGTGAAGATTTATGTAGCTTTTGAGCATGGATTGATTGTTAAGAAAACAACAGTTTATCTAATATCTGGCCAGTCGATTATTATGGAAGTGGATGAAGCTAACATGGAAATGGAGCCATCGGAGGAAGTGAATGTGCAGCCGTCCCATGAAGCGAATGTGCAGTCATCACCTATCATGAAAATGAAGCAATTATCAAAGCCCAATAAAAGTATATTTGCGAGTATTCCGAACAAAATGGGTGCATTTTTCTGCTTGAACAA CGTTGACTTCAATTCCTGGCTTTCCTGTGGAATCAAATTAATGGATTCTTCTTCATCGTCCTCCAATCCTCGATGGATACACGACGTGTTCATTAGTTTTAGAGGAGAAGATACTCGTAAGACGTTCGTTTCTCATCTATATGCTGCCCTCACAAATGCTGGAATCAACACTTACACAGACAGCCAACTTCACAAGGGAGTGGAGCTAGGACCAGAATTGTCCCAAGGAATAGAATGGTCTCATATATCCATTGTTGTTTTCTCCAAAAGATATACCGAATCTTGTTGGTGTCTTAACGAATTGAAAAAGATCATGGAATGCTACAGAACTCATGGCCATGTGGTTGTCCCAGTATTTTACGATGTTGATCCATCTGTTGTGCGCTACCAGAAGGGCGATTTCGGGAAAGCTTTGCTATCAAcagcaaaaaaaatatactttcaCTCGGGAGAGGAAAGGCTGGAATATGTTCTGTCTAGGTGGACGAGTGCACTCACCGAAGCTGCTAATTTGGCTGGTTGGGACGTCAACAATTGCAG GAATGAAGGTGAACTAATGCAGCAAATTGTGGCGGACGTTTTGGAAAAACTAGATAGTGCATTCTTGCCCATTACCGGATTGGAAAAACTAAATTGTGGCGGACGTTTTGGAAAAACTAATGCAGCAAATTATGCTCACTTTGAGTACTATCTTGTGATTGAGTTTATTGTAACTCAGCCGAGCAAAGTTTGTATGATGGGAATATGGGGAATGGGTGGGTTGGGTAAAACAACCACAGCCAAAGCCGTCTACAACCAAATCCATCGCAAATTTGAGGATAAAAGTTTCATCGAAAATATTAGAgaagtttatgaaaaatatagtACTGGGATTATTCATTTACAACAGCAACTTCTTTCAGATATCTTGAATTCAAAGGAGATTATACATAGCATTGCATCGGGGACCTCTACGATAGAGAGAAGACTTCAAGGGAAAAGGGCGCTTGTTGTGCTTGATGAT GAAATGAACGAAAGGGAGTCCCTTGAGCTTTTCAGTTGGCATGCTTTCAGACGACCTATTCCAATAAAAGACTTCAGTGAACTCTCAAGAAACGTAGTTGCTTATTGCAGAGGATTACCACTGGCTCTGGAAGTCCTAG ACAGAGCTTACGTAACAGAGATACTTAATGGCTGTGGACTTCATGCTGTTATTGGAATAGCGATCCTCATAGAACGGAGCCTtgtaaaaatggaaaagaataACAAAATTGGAATGCATGATTTAATAAGAGACATGGGAAGAGAAATTGTTTGTGAAAGTTCAACAAAAGAGCCTGGAAAGCTTAGTCGACTATGGTTTCACCAGGATGCACATgatattttgaccaaaaattcT GGAACAGAAACTGTAGAGGGATTGATTTTGAGGTTTGAAAGAACCAGCAGAGTTTGCTTCAGTGCTGATTCTTTCAAGGAAATGAAGAATCTGAGACTTCTACAACTTGATAATGTGGACCTGACTGGAGATTATGGGTATCTTTCTAAAGAACTGAGATGGGTCCATTGGCAGAAAA GTAGAATTTTAACATTTATCTTCTTGCAGTTGCTATGGAATCTGAAAATTCTAAATCTGAGTTATTCCAAGTATTTAAAAACCACTCCAGACTTTTCAAAATCACCGAATCTAGAAAAGCTCATCATGAAGAATTGTCCATGCTTGTCTAAGGTACACCAGTCCATTGGAGATCTCAATCGTCTTCATATGATAAATTTGAAGGACTGTAGAAGTCTTCAAAATCTCCCAAAGAATATATACCAATTGAAATCTTTGAAAACTCTCATACTTTCTGGTTGCTCAAAGATTGACAAATTGGAAGAAGACATAGTGCAGATGGAATCCTTGACAACACTGATTGCAAAGGATACAGGTGTGAAAGAGGTGCCCTATTCAATAGTAAGATCAAAAAGCATTGGATATATATCCCTATGTGGATATGAGGATTTTCACGTGATGTTTTTCCCTCTATCATTTGGTCTTGGATGTCACCAACCATGA